In Bacillota bacterium, the DNA window CCGGCGTGCCGGTCCCCCCCGAGCCGGCGGCCACGCCGTCCACCCCCCTCTTCCGGCCGTCGCGCTCAGGCCTTGGGTTGCGCCAACAGGGCGACCAGGTAGCTGAAGGCGATGGCGACGGTGACGCCCACGGCCGCCGCCTCCAGGCCGCCGCTGAAGATGCCCAGCCAGCCGTTGCGCGCGATGTCGGCGATGGTGCCCTGTACCAGCACGTGCCCGAAGCCGGTCAGCGGCACCGTGGCCCCCGCCCCGGCCAGGCGGACCAGGGGCGTGTAGAGTCCGAGCAGGCTGGCCACGCCGCCCAGCACCACGAAGCCGACCAGCGTCTGCGCCGGCGTCATGCCGCCCACATCCACCACCAGCTGGGCCAGCGCCGAGAGCGCGCCCCCCACCAGGAAGGCCCACAGATAGGTCATGCCGCACCCGCCCCCCATTCGATCGAGACCGCGTGCGCCACGCAGGGGATGGACTCGCCCTGGTGGTAGCTGGTGGGGCTGAAGAGCGCCCCCGTGGAGACCAGCAAGAGGCTGCGCAGGTTGCCCGCCAGCATCTCCCGGTAGAGGTAGCCGGCCGTCACCAGCCCCGAGCAGGCCGTGCCCGAGCCGCCGGCGCCCACCCCCTGCGCCCGCTCGTAGAGGAGGACGCCGCAGTCGGCGGCCGTCTCGCCCAGGTCGTATCCCGCCTCGCGCACCAGGTCGGCGGTGATCGGCAGCCCGTAGCTGCCCAGGTCGCCGGTGGCGATCAGGTCGTAGTCCTGCGGGCTGCGGCCCGCGTCCCGCAGGTGGTGGACGATGGTGTCGGCCGCCGCCGCCGCCATGGCTGCGCCCAGGTCGAAGGGATCCTTGACGCCCATGTCGATGACGCGGCCCACGGTGGCCATGGTCAGGCGCGGACCCTCCCCCCCGGCCGCCAGCAGGGCGGCCGCCGCGCCGGTGGCCGTCCAGGTGGCGGTGGCCGGGCGCTGGTAGCCGAACTCGACGGGGTAGCGGAACTGGCGTTCGGCCGCCTCGTGGTGGCTGGAGACGGCGACGCCGACGCGCCGCGCGTAGCCGCCGTCGATGAGCAAGGCCCCCACGGTCAGCGCCTCCGCCCAGGTGGCACAGGCGCCGAAGAGCCCCAGGAAGGGGCGGTCGACGGCGCGGGCCGCGAAGGAGGAGGCGCCCAGCTGGTTGATCAGGTCGCCCGCCACCAGATAGTCCAGGTCCTCGCCCTTCAGCCCGCGCTTCTGCAAGGCCAGGTCGACGGCCTGACGCAGAAAGGCCGCCTCGGCGCTCTCCCAGGTGGGGTGGCCGAAGAGTTTGTCCTCGACGACACGGTCGAAGTAGCTGGCCAGCGGCCCCCGGCCCTCCACCGGGCCGGCCACCGAGGCGGCCGCCTCGATGGCGACGGGGGTGCGGAAGGCCAGGGTGAAGCCGCCCACTCGCCGCTCCGCAACCTGCAACGACGCTCCCTCCCCGCTCTCCCGGGCCCTTCAGCGCGGCGCATACAGGATGTAGTAGGCGGTCCCGGCCACCACCGCCGTCAGGAGCCCGTAGAGCAGCACCGGCCCGGCCAGCTGGAAGAGGCGCCCGCCGACGCCGAAGATCCAGCCGTCGCGCTTGTACTCCATGGCCGGCGCCACCATGGCGTTGGCGAAGCCGGTGACGGGCAGGCTGGCGCCCATGCCGCCGAAGCGGGCGACGCGGTCCCAGAGGCCCAGCCCGGTGAGGATGGCGCCCAGCGCGATCATGACGGCCGTGGCCGGCGTCGCCGCCGCCTCCGGTGAGAGTCGCAGCCAGGCGATGAAGCCCTGGCGGACGGCCTCGCCCAGGAGGCAGATCAGCCCGCCCACCAGGAAGGCCCGCGCCGCGTTGGCCGGGACCGGCCGCGGCGGCGCGTGGCGCTTGCGCACCGCCTCGAAGCGGAGGCGGTCGACCTCCGTCGCCTCCACGCTCAGGCGCCTCCCCGGCGGTTGGAGTCGACCACGAAGGCCACCTTGACGTTGGCCTTGTACTCCGTCAGGCGGTTGTCGCGGACGTTGGCGGTGGCGTTGAGCACCTCCACGCCGGTGATGTGGTCGACCGTCTTGGCGGCCTCCTGGATGGCGTTCTGGACCGCTTCCTGCCAGCTGTTGGGCGACTCGCCCACCAGCTCGATGATCTTGACGACGGCCACGGCCTCCACCTCCCTCGTCGTCGCGGGCGCCGCCCGCGCCAGGACGGCCCCCGCGTGGTCGGGCCGGGTCCGGGCGGGATGAAGGGTGTGCCAGGCCGTCGCGGCGACGGCGAGCGCGGCCGCCAGCAGCGCCGCAAGAAGCGTGCGCCGGCCGCGGCCGGCGCCCCGGCTGGCCCCTCCCACCGGCACCGGTCTCACCCGGCAGGTAGTATGGCCGCCGGTCCCCGGACTCTTGCGGCCCGGCGGGGCGCCCGCCCGGCCGTTGGAGCGCCGGGAGGCGGGCGTGCCGCGCGGCGGCGCTAGGGCGCCAGCATCTCGCGCAGGCGGCGGAGCGCGCGCCGCTCCAGGCGCGAGACGTGGACCTGGCTGAGGCCGAGGCGCTCGGCCACCTGCTGCTGGGTCATGTCGAGGAAGAAGCGGAGATGAAGGAGAAGGCGTTCGCGCGGCTCAAGCCGCTCCAGCGCCCGCCGCAGATCGACGCCCTCCAGCCAGGCGGGCTCGCGCGCCTCGCCGCCCAGGCGGGCGCCCAGGGCAGCGCCCGCCGCCTCGTCGCCCTCGGGCGGCGCGTCCAGCGAGCGGACCCCTTCGCGGGCTGCGAGCGCCTCCACCAGGCGCTCGCGGTCGACGCCGAGACGGGCGGCCAGCTCCTCGACGCCGGGGCTGCGGCCCTGGGCCTGGGCCAGCTCCGCCTCCAGGAGGCGGGCCCGCCGGCCCAGCTCGCGCAGGTCGCGCGAGACGTGGAGCGCCGCCGTGGAGCGCAGGTAGGCGCGCAGCTCGCCCAGGATGGCGGGGACGGCGTAGGTGGAGAAGCGCGTGCCGCGCTCGGGGTCGAAGCCGTCGATGGCCTTGAGCAGCCCGATCACGCCGGCCTGGAGGAGGTCCTCCCGCTCCTCGCGCGACGCGGGCAGGCGCTCCACCAGGCTCCGCACCAGCGGCAGGTTGAGCTCCACCAGACGCTCCCGCGCCGCGCGGTCGCCCGCGCGCAGGCGCCGGAAGAGGTCGCGGCGCTCCTCCTCCGCCCCGGGACCGCCCGCGCCCGCGCCGCCGGGGCGGGCGGCCTCCCACCGGGCCACGGCCCGCTCACCCCGCCGTGCCGGTCGCCCCGGCCGGGCGGCTCGCCTCCGCCTCGAGCCGCTTGACCAGCCGGACGCGGGTCC includes these proteins:
- a CDS encoding dodecin family protein; translated protein: MAVVKIIELVGESPNSWQEAVQNAIQEAAKTVDHITGVEVLNATANVRDNRLTEYKANVKVAFVVDSNRRGGA
- a CDS encoding SpoVA/SpoVAEb family sporulation membrane protein, which gives rise to MTYLWAFLVGGALSALAQLVVDVGGMTPAQTLVGFVVLGGVASLLGLYTPLVRLAGAGATVPLTGFGHVLVQGTIADIARNGWLGIFSGGLEAAAVGVTVAIAFSYLVALLAQPKA
- a CDS encoding SpoVA/SpoVAEb family sporulation membrane protein, with protein sequence MRKRHAPPRPVPANAARAFLVGGLICLLGEAVRQGFIAWLRLSPEAAATPATAVMIALGAILTGLGLWDRVARFGGMGASLPVTGFANAMVAPAMEYKRDGWIFGVGGRLFQLAGPVLLYGLLTAVVAGTAYYILYAPR
- a CDS encoding sigma-70 family RNA polymerase sigma factor, with the protein product MARWEAARPGGAGAGGPGAEEERRDLFRRLRAGDRAARERLVELNLPLVRSLVERLPASREEREDLLQAGVIGLLKAIDGFDPERGTRFSTYAVPAILGELRAYLRSTAALHVSRDLRELGRRARLLEAELAQAQGRSPGVEELAARLGVDRERLVEALAAREGVRSLDAPPEGDEAAGAALGARLGGEAREPAWLEGVDLRRALERLEPRERLLLHLRFFLDMTQQQVAERLGLSQVHVSRLERRALRRLREMLAP
- the spoVAD gene encoding stage V sporulation protein AD, whose protein sequence is MQVAERRVGGFTLAFRTPVAIEAAASVAGPVEGRGPLASYFDRVVEDKLFGHPTWESAEAAFLRQAVDLALQKRGLKGEDLDYLVAGDLINQLGASSFAARAVDRPFLGLFGACATWAEALTVGALLIDGGYARRVGVAVSSHHEAAERQFRYPVEFGYQRPATATWTATGAAAALLAAGGEGPRLTMATVGRVIDMGVKDPFDLGAAMAAAAADTIVHHLRDAGRSPQDYDLIATGDLGSYGLPITADLVREAGYDLGETAADCGVLLYERAQGVGAGGSGTACSGLVTAGYLYREMLAGNLRSLLLVSTGALFSPTSYHQGESIPCVAHAVSIEWGAGAA